In Isoptericola jiangsuensis, the following proteins share a genomic window:
- a CDS encoding sacsin N-terminal ATP-binding-like domain-containing protein → MSDDVFGTAALRHAVTESWLGSATRFREDANAEEDHARGHYRDRVVVELLQNAADAAARAGAPGRVLITLDPGARVLRVANDGAPLDADGVASLASLRASAKSAHPGVVGRFGVGFAAVRAVSDEVVVASRDGGVRFGLDGTRRVLREATSRADLPDAPLPVRRLAADVAARGDDLPVLRLPFPAPALVDDRHVTAVEVLLRDDAALAAVRAQLDDVDEVLLLAFGGLDVVTVDPGAGDAVREVRRPVGWPARTRSGTFSAHEVADLPREHRRTDWSLTWTLPPDGVPPVRRVLRAPTPTDVVLDLPGVLVATFPVDAGRRGVLPGPATDLLAAQAGQAWADLLGDLATEPDPTVDVLGLVPGGLPGSDLDAAVRRAAADALRGTPLLPAPQGDPADEAALDADADPRLVAPRDAHVLAGDAGDDPALVAALAPVLPGLVRVAARHQATVRSLGGTVVPLADVVDELPAGLPAGRWHALLDALEAHAHEPGVLEALAGARVPLADGRAAGVRGAVVLLEDDDDGDEASLAATARVLGLRVVHPDVAHPLLVRAGAVATDAQRMLHDPDVRAAALEAARTLLDGDDDPHAVEVVASVLALVRLTPGAAAPFWVGELPVPTTEGEQAALRETTLPGTWAAGVLDGLATVATEQVARYGAPVLAAAGARTQPEVYVVADVVTPEPGDPEDDGPDQPAGWLAGWADYLELLAARFGAGTVLGDLEAVADLDAVADDAWPDVLARVAGDPATRRALLTPVRRGRTSAPSYTAWWLRERLGAPFALHDGVPLLPAAPPETTGLDAPVLRALGGVDALGDLDVADWPAALDRLPPVGSTLPLRDALVVWRGLANVAVRLDASDRAAALDPLPDRLPALDASAVVVHRADDVEVAGTARWAALGAVLPAPAGEADALADLLDLPLAGQDGMPAPDLSGVERPLDPRVVALDHRMPERWSQHERLSVAGRPVPWWVDSAGRVHATSTAGLAAALADVLGRPDRTVLLSAVLAEPERAVALWATTAWG, encoded by the coding sequence GTGAGCGACGACGTCTTCGGGACCGCCGCGCTGCGGCACGCGGTCACGGAGTCGTGGCTCGGGTCGGCCACACGCTTCCGTGAGGACGCGAACGCCGAGGAGGACCATGCCCGGGGTCACTACCGTGACCGTGTCGTCGTGGAGCTCCTGCAGAACGCGGCCGACGCCGCCGCGCGCGCCGGTGCTCCCGGCCGGGTGCTGATCACCCTCGACCCGGGGGCCCGCGTGCTGCGGGTCGCGAACGACGGCGCCCCGCTGGACGCCGACGGCGTGGCGTCGCTCGCGTCGCTGCGGGCGTCGGCGAAGTCCGCGCACCCGGGGGTCGTGGGTCGGTTCGGTGTCGGGTTCGCGGCCGTGCGCGCGGTGTCCGACGAGGTCGTCGTCGCGTCCCGTGACGGCGGCGTGCGGTTCGGGCTCGACGGCACCCGCAGGGTGCTGCGCGAGGCGACCTCGCGCGCGGACCTGCCGGACGCGCCGCTGCCCGTGCGCCGCCTGGCCGCGGACGTCGCCGCCCGCGGCGACGACCTGCCCGTGCTGCGCCTGCCGTTCCCCGCCCCCGCCCTGGTCGACGACCGGCACGTCACGGCGGTGGAGGTGCTGCTGCGCGACGACGCGGCCCTCGCCGCGGTGCGCGCCCAGCTCGACGACGTCGACGAGGTGCTGCTGCTCGCGTTCGGCGGCCTCGACGTCGTCACCGTGGACCCCGGTGCCGGGGACGCGGTGCGTGAGGTGCGCCGACCGGTCGGCTGGCCCGCGCGGACGAGGTCCGGGACGTTCTCCGCGCACGAGGTCGCGGACCTGCCGCGCGAGCACCGCCGTACCGACTGGTCCCTGACGTGGACGCTGCCGCCCGACGGCGTGCCGCCCGTGCGGCGGGTGCTGCGCGCCCCGACCCCCACGGACGTCGTGCTGGACCTGCCGGGCGTCCTGGTGGCGACGTTCCCCGTGGACGCCGGGCGGCGCGGCGTCCTGCCCGGGCCCGCCACCGACCTGCTCGCCGCGCAGGCGGGGCAGGCGTGGGCGGACCTGCTGGGCGACCTCGCCACCGAGCCCGACCCCACCGTGGACGTGCTCGGCCTGGTCCCGGGCGGGCTGCCCGGCTCGGACCTCGACGCGGCGGTCCGCCGGGCGGCCGCCGACGCGCTGCGCGGCACCCCGCTGCTGCCGGCCCCGCAGGGGGACCCGGCGGACGAGGCCGCGCTCGACGCCGACGCCGACCCGCGGCTCGTGGCCCCCCGGGACGCGCACGTCCTGGCCGGTGACGCGGGCGACGACCCTGCCCTGGTGGCGGCCCTCGCCCCCGTGCTGCCGGGCCTGGTCCGGGTCGCCGCGCGGCACCAGGCGACGGTCCGCTCGCTCGGCGGGACCGTGGTCCCGCTCGCCGACGTCGTGGACGAGCTGCCCGCGGGGCTGCCCGCCGGGCGCTGGCACGCACTGCTCGACGCCCTGGAGGCGCACGCCCACGAGCCCGGCGTCCTGGAGGCCCTCGCGGGTGCCCGGGTGCCGCTCGCCGACGGCCGCGCCGCGGGGGTCCGCGGCGCCGTCGTGCTGCTGGAGGACGACGACGACGGCGACGAGGCGTCCCTCGCGGCGACCGCGCGCGTGCTCGGCCTGCGGGTCGTGCACCCGGACGTCGCGCACCCGCTGCTGGTGCGGGCGGGTGCCGTGGCGACCGACGCGCAGCGGATGCTGCACGACCCCGACGTGCGCGCGGCGGCGCTGGAGGCCGCCCGCACCCTGCTCGACGGGGACGACGACCCCCACGCCGTCGAGGTCGTCGCGTCCGTGCTCGCGCTCGTGCGGCTCACGCCCGGCGCGGCCGCGCCGTTCTGGGTGGGCGAGCTGCCCGTCCCGACGACCGAGGGCGAGCAGGCGGCGCTGCGCGAGACCACGCTGCCCGGCACCTGGGCCGCCGGGGTGCTGGACGGCCTGGCGACCGTCGCCACCGAGCAGGTGGCCCGCTACGGCGCGCCGGTGCTCGCCGCGGCGGGGGCCCGCACCCAGCCGGAGGTGTACGTCGTCGCGGACGTCGTGACGCCGGAGCCGGGCGATCCCGAGGACGACGGACCCGACCAGCCGGCGGGGTGGCTGGCCGGGTGGGCGGACTACCTGGAGCTGCTGGCCGCCCGGTTCGGCGCGGGCACGGTGCTGGGCGACCTGGAGGCCGTCGCGGACCTGGACGCCGTCGCGGACGACGCCTGGCCGGACGTCCTCGCCCGGGTCGCGGGCGACCCGGCGACCCGGCGGGCGCTGCTCACCCCGGTGCGGCGGGGCCGCACGAGCGCGCCGTCGTACACCGCGTGGTGGCTGCGCGAGCGGCTCGGGGCCCCCTTCGCGCTGCACGACGGGGTCCCGCTGCTGCCTGCCGCGCCCCCGGAGACGACCGGCCTCGACGCCCCGGTCCTGCGCGCGCTCGGTGGCGTGGACGCGCTCGGCGACCTCGACGTCGCGGACTGGCCCGCCGCGCTGGACCGGCTCCCGCCGGTCGGCTCGACCCTGCCGCTGCGGGACGCGCTCGTGGTGTGGCGCGGCCTGGCGAACGTCGCGGTCCGGCTCGACGCCTCCGACCGCGCGGCCGCGCTCGACCCGCTGCCCGACCGGCTGCCCGCGCTCGACGCGAGCGCCGTCGTCGTGCACCGCGCGGACGACGTCGAGGTGGCGGGGACGGCCCGCTGGGCGGCGCTCGGCGCGGTGCTCCCGGCCCCGGCGGGGGAGGCGGACGCGCTGGCCGACCTCCTGGACCTGCCCCTGGCCGGCCAGGACGGCATGCCCGCACCCGACCTGTCCGGGGTGGAGCGACCGCTGGACCCGCGGGTGGTCGCCCTGGACCACCGGATGCCGGAGCGCTGGTCGCAGCACGAGCGACTGTCCGTGGCGGGGCGTCCCGTCCCGTGGTGGGTCGACTCCGCGGGGCGGGTGCACGCGACCTCGACGGCGGGGCTCGCGGCGGCGCTGGCGGACGTCCTGGGTCGTCCGGACCGGACCGTGCTGCTGTCGGCCGTGCTGGCCGAGCCGGAGCGCGCGGTCGCCCTGTGGGCGACGACCGCCTGGGGCTGA
- a CDS encoding DUF3027 domain-containing protein gives MSSRARNDAVLVGAVDVARAAAQEVAGSPDDVGEHLGTTAEAERLMSHHFAATMKGYHGWHWTVTLARVPRGKVATVCEIELLPGDDAILAPQWVPWSERLRPGDVRPGDTLPFRADDPRLEPGWTPTGDEELDSVAIDELALARARVLSPQGRDEAAERWYRGSRGPTAPGAVASASECLACGFLVPLQGPLGQLFGVCTNAWSPDDGKVVSLDHGCGAHSETDVEERPSDWPDRAPLIDEVVIEPVDPAATDEPAGDRAG, from the coding sequence GTGAGCTCGCGCGCCCGCAACGACGCCGTCCTGGTCGGCGCCGTCGACGTGGCGCGCGCCGCCGCGCAGGAGGTCGCGGGCTCGCCCGACGACGTCGGCGAGCACCTGGGCACCACGGCCGAGGCGGAACGCCTCATGTCGCACCACTTCGCCGCGACCATGAAGGGCTACCACGGCTGGCACTGGACGGTGACGCTCGCGCGGGTGCCGCGCGGCAAGGTCGCCACCGTGTGCGAGATCGAGCTGCTTCCCGGCGACGACGCGATCCTCGCCCCGCAGTGGGTGCCGTGGTCGGAGCGCCTGCGCCCCGGTGACGTCCGTCCCGGGGACACCCTGCCCTTCCGCGCCGACGACCCGCGCCTCGAGCCCGGGTGGACCCCCACCGGCGACGAGGAGCTCGACTCCGTCGCCATCGACGAGCTCGCGCTCGCCCGCGCCCGGGTGCTGTCCCCCCAGGGGCGTGACGAGGCCGCCGAGCGCTGGTACCGCGGGTCCCGTGGCCCGACCGCGCCGGGCGCCGTCGCGTCGGCGTCGGAGTGCCTGGCGTGCGGCTTCCTGGTCCCGCTGCAGGGTCCGCTCGGCCAGCTCTTCGGGGTGTGCACCAACGCGTGGTCGCCCGACGACGGCAAGGTGGTCTCCCTCGACCACGGCTGCGGCGCGCACTCGGAGACCGACGTCGAGGAGCGGCCCAGCGACTGGCCGGACCGCGCCCCGCTGATCGACGAGGTCGTCATCGAGCCGGTCGACCCGGCCGCCACCGACGAGCCGGCGGGTGACCGGGCCGGGTGA
- a CDS encoding cold-shock protein — protein MPTGKVKWYDAERGFGFIAGEDGAEVFLHASALPADAPGPKPGTRVEYGVADGRRGPSALAVKVLDAAPSVVRAKRKPASEMAGIVEDLIKVLDRTGDQLKRGKYPEGDAGRRVATMLRAVADNLES, from the coding sequence GTGCCCACCGGCAAGGTCAAGTGGTACGACGCGGAGCGCGGATTCGGATTCATCGCGGGCGAGGACGGCGCAGAGGTCTTCCTGCACGCCTCTGCGCTGCCCGCGGACGCGCCCGGCCCCAAGCCCGGCACGCGCGTCGAGTACGGCGTCGCGGACGGGCGTCGCGGCCCCTCCGCCCTCGCGGTGAAGGTCCTGGACGCCGCCCCGTCCGTCGTCCGGGCCAAGCGGAAGCCGGCCTCCGAGATGGCGGGCATCGTCGAGGACCTCATCAAGGTCCTCGACCGCACGGGCGACCAGCTCAAGCGCGGCAAGTACCCCGAGGGCGACGCCGGTCGACGGGTCGCCACGATGCTGCGCGCGGTCGCCGACAACCTCGAATCCTGA
- a CDS encoding TetR/AcrR family transcriptional regulator, whose product MTARTARTAREIARETITREILDAARARLATDGPGGLSLRAVARDVGMVSSAVYRYVASRDALLTALLVECYDELGAAVEAAVAAQDDTDHAARWLAACRAARTWCVTHPGEFALLYGTPVPGYAAPQDTIEPAVRVVLALASVAAEAGGEVPPGPTDVTALVADAGRYLVERGGDEPAPELVARTLMAWSGIFGTISFELFGHLTNAVADHADWFDAVATRLGADAGVRPA is encoded by the coding sequence ATGACCGCCCGGACCGCCCGGACCGCCCGCGAGATCGCCCGCGAGACCATCACCCGCGAGATCCTCGACGCCGCCCGCGCCCGCCTCGCCACCGACGGGCCCGGCGGACTCTCCCTGCGCGCCGTCGCCCGCGACGTCGGCATGGTGTCCTCCGCCGTCTACCGGTACGTCGCCAGCCGCGACGCCCTGCTCACCGCGCTGCTCGTCGAGTGCTACGACGAGCTCGGCGCCGCCGTGGAGGCCGCCGTCGCGGCGCAGGACGACACCGACCACGCCGCCCGCTGGCTCGCCGCCTGCCGGGCCGCCCGCACCTGGTGCGTCACCCACCCCGGCGAGTTCGCGCTCCTGTACGGCACCCCCGTGCCCGGCTACGCCGCACCGCAGGACACGATCGAGCCCGCGGTGCGGGTGGTGCTCGCCCTCGCGTCGGTCGCCGCGGAGGCCGGCGGGGAGGTGCCGCCCGGGCCGACCGACGTGACCGCCCTCGTCGCCGACGCCGGTCGGTACCTCGTGGAGCGGGGCGGCGACGAGCCCGCGCCCGAGCTCGTCGCCCGCACGCTCATGGCCTGGTCGGGGATCTTCGGCACCATCTCGTTCGAGCTGTTCGGCCATCTCACGAACGCCGTCGCGGACCACGCCGACTGGTTCGACGCCGTCGCGACCCGCCTCGGCGCGGACGCCGGTGTCCGACCCGCCTGA
- a CDS encoding sugar transferase yields the protein MSIAEVREHTLGVLTGARVQRFEEVRDTFRRERWQDGYRRRLMVTDAVVAILAVALAVALAPTLFPTSGGLLDVGGLVVAIALAVALPVSVARSKGYDPRVFGSGPQEFQRVFDATWHLGAGLALLTVIAGWHGLREVLLVAAPAALVLLLASRWAWRRTLVRGRAGGRYTTAMLAVGLRDQAERLIEEMHTRTSGYRVVGVCVAGDEIRPGEHILGVPILGDARDAAAVATACGADCVAVSGSDVITADVVRSLGWELEPIGVDLLLTAELADVAGPRITVTPEQSVSLLHVDAPRFSGPKYVAKTIMDWTGALLLTLLALPVIVVVGVAVAVTSKGPVLYSQDRVGRHGATFRMLKFRSMRVGADAEAVVLDGENHADGVLFKLHDDPRVTTVGRFLRKYSIDELPQLFNVLAGQMSLVGPRPPLPQEVSRYEARMRRRLLVKPGITGLWQVGGRSDLPWKEAVRLDVYYAENWTPFGDLLILARTAKVVLTGHGAY from the coding sequence GTGTCGATCGCCGAAGTTCGGGAGCACACCCTCGGTGTCCTGACCGGTGCGCGCGTGCAGCGGTTCGAGGAGGTCCGCGACACCTTCCGCCGGGAGCGCTGGCAGGACGGCTACCGCCGCCGCCTCATGGTCACCGACGCCGTCGTCGCGATCCTCGCCGTCGCCCTCGCCGTGGCACTCGCGCCCACCCTGTTCCCCACGAGCGGCGGGCTGCTCGACGTCGGCGGGCTCGTCGTCGCGATCGCGCTCGCCGTCGCGCTCCCCGTGTCCGTCGCCCGCAGCAAGGGCTACGACCCGCGCGTCTTCGGCTCCGGCCCGCAGGAGTTCCAGCGGGTGTTCGACGCCACCTGGCACCTCGGCGCCGGTCTCGCCCTGCTGACGGTGATCGCCGGCTGGCACGGGCTGCGCGAGGTGCTGCTCGTCGCGGCCCCCGCCGCCCTCGTCCTGCTGCTCGCCTCCCGCTGGGCCTGGCGCCGCACGCTCGTGCGCGGCCGCGCCGGGGGCCGCTACACCACGGCGATGCTGGCCGTCGGGCTCCGCGACCAGGCCGAGCGGCTCATCGAGGAGATGCACACCCGCACCTCCGGCTACCGCGTCGTCGGCGTCTGCGTCGCGGGCGACGAGATCCGCCCCGGCGAGCACATCCTCGGCGTGCCGATCCTCGGCGACGCCCGCGACGCCGCCGCCGTCGCCACCGCCTGCGGGGCCGACTGCGTGGCGGTCAGCGGGTCGGACGTCATCACCGCGGACGTGGTGCGCTCCCTCGGCTGGGAGCTCGAGCCCATCGGGGTCGACCTCCTGCTCACCGCCGAGCTCGCGGACGTCGCCGGACCGCGCATCACGGTGACCCCGGAGCAGTCGGTCTCGCTGCTCCACGTCGACGCCCCGCGCTTCTCGGGACCCAAGTACGTGGCCAAGACGATCATGGACTGGACCGGCGCCCTGCTGCTGACCCTGCTGGCGCTGCCGGTCATCGTCGTGGTGGGCGTGGCCGTCGCGGTGACGAGCAAGGGCCCCGTGCTCTACAGCCAGGACCGCGTGGGCCGGCACGGTGCCACGTTCCGCATGCTGAAGTTCCGGTCGATGCGGGTGGGGGCGGACGCCGAGGCCGTGGTGCTCGACGGCGAGAACCACGCCGACGGCGTGCTGTTCAAGCTGCACGACGACCCGCGCGTCACCACGGTGGGCCGGTTCCTGCGCAAGTACAGCATCGACGAGCTGCCGCAGCTGTTCAACGTGCTCGCCGGCCAGATGTCGCTCGTCGGACCGCGGCCGCCGCTGCCCCAGGAGGTCTCGCGGTACGAGGCGCGCATGCGCCGCCGGCTCCTCGTCAAGCCGGGCATCACGGGGCTGTGGCAGGTGGGGGGACGCTCGGACCTCCCCTGGAAGGAAGCGGTCCGCCTGGACGTCTACTACGCGGAGAACTGGACGCCGTTCGGCGACCTGCTGATCCTGGCGCGGACCGCCAAGGTGGTCCTCACCGGGCACGGCGCCTACTGA
- a CDS encoding NAD-dependent epimerase/dehydratase family protein, with translation MERHLVVGAGPVGRRLAAHLAAAGHDVTVATRSGRDTGVPGVRHVSADASDADALLAAAGSPDVLYNCANPADYTRWDAVWPPLAAGLLAAAERSGAVYAITGNLYPYGPVDGPMTEDLPDAATDHKGRLRARLWADALAAHDAGRVRAVEVRGSDYVGPGVGAGGHVSRVVPAARRGRTAWMMGRSDQPHTFTDVRDVARTLAAAAADAGAHGRTWHVPSNPPRTQAQALTDVLASVDLPPVRVRTLRGPVLATAATVSPLMRELRELRYQWERPYVLDDTAARARFGIAPTPWAEVCRATAG, from the coding sequence ATGGAACGTCACCTCGTCGTCGGCGCCGGCCCCGTCGGCCGTCGGCTCGCCGCCCACCTCGCCGCCGCCGGTCACGACGTCACCGTCGCCACCCGGTCCGGCCGCGACACCGGCGTCCCCGGTGTGCGGCACGTGTCCGCCGACGCCTCCGACGCCGACGCGCTCCTCGCGGCCGCCGGCTCCCCCGACGTCCTCTACAACTGCGCGAACCCCGCCGACTACACCCGCTGGGACGCCGTCTGGCCCCCGCTGGCCGCCGGCCTCCTCGCCGCCGCCGAACGCTCCGGGGCGGTCTACGCCATCACCGGCAACCTCTACCCCTACGGGCCCGTCGACGGCCCCATGACCGAGGACCTCCCCGACGCCGCCACCGACCACAAGGGCCGGCTCCGCGCCCGCCTCTGGGCCGACGCGCTCGCCGCCCACGACGCCGGCCGGGTCCGGGCCGTCGAGGTGCGCGGCTCGGACTACGTGGGGCCCGGCGTCGGCGCGGGCGGGCACGTGTCCCGCGTCGTCCCCGCCGCCCGCCGGGGCCGCACCGCCTGGATGATGGGCCGCAGCGACCAGCCGCACACCTTCACCGACGTGCGCGACGTCGCCCGCACCCTCGCCGCCGCCGCCGCGGACGCCGGCGCGCACGGCCGGACCTGGCACGTGCCGTCCAACCCGCCGCGCACCCAGGCCCAGGCGCTCACCGACGTGCTGGCCTCCGTCGACCTGCCGCCCGTGCGCGTCCGCACCCTGCGCGGGCCCGTCCTCGCGACCGCCGCGACCGTCTCCCCCCTGATGCGCGAGCTGCGCGAGCTCCGCTACCAGTGGGAGCGGCCCTACGTCCTCGACGACACCGCGGCGCGGGCGCGGTTCGGCATCGCCCCGACCCCGTGGGCGGAGGTCTGCCGGGCCACCGCGGGCTGA
- a CDS encoding helicase-associated domain-containing protein, protein MAGTYTEWVRQRGDDDLVALLAARPDLGTPAPSSLRSLAARAASRTSTERAVAHLDAGALAVLESLVALGADGTPVPVDALTTALGTPDAAAAVRRVLDRARPAALVWDDGDGLRPAPGLAEVLGPYPAGLGPLRPADGPDATAPPPAPPLDLPRADPAEQQVLDALAWGPPVGVVPAPGTTARAAVDGLVAAGLLLRSDARHVLLPHDVGLALRAGRTHRDPPLVAPRPHGRHVPAAVVDAESASAALEAVRLVARLVTAWDDDPPRTLRAGGLTVRDLRRLAADLETDETTASVVVELAAGAGLVADDGDSPASYVATLAADRWEEVDDADRWATLALAWSASRRTPWQVGSRDEKGTVRAPLSPDLHRPWVPRLRADVLDVLAAQPGTALDVGAVMEVLRWRSPRSVPPEAAVAGLLREAALLGVTGAGVLSTPGAVLTGGTPGTGQEAGAEVARAVLAEHLRAALPAEVHEVLLQGDLTGIVPGRPDAELARLLAAVADVESRGAATTVRFSTASVTRALDHGTSGDELLAELARRSPVPVPQPLEYLVRDTARRHEALRVGAVQAYVRAADPAVLAGLVEDPRLAGLGLVRLAPTVLGAAVPAAELHEVLRGRGLLSALEGPDGRAVGRRARPSRVDRRAPRAPAAVVRGTDDAARAAVVARMRGTAVPPEASATPGPGGAPSSDGAPVDTGPAATAGTPSDPVTSPGDALALLHEAIRDGRQVWIEMAGRTGALERRALRPLRLDGGRLRALDADREAELTVAVHRIASVEPV, encoded by the coding sequence ATGGCCGGTACCTACACCGAGTGGGTGCGGCAGCGCGGCGACGACGACCTCGTCGCCCTGCTCGCGGCTCGCCCCGACCTCGGCACCCCCGCCCCGTCGTCGCTGCGCTCCCTGGCGGCACGCGCGGCGAGCCGCACCAGCACCGAGCGCGCCGTCGCCCACCTCGACGCCGGCGCGCTCGCCGTGCTCGAGTCCCTCGTCGCGCTCGGTGCCGACGGCACCCCCGTCCCCGTCGACGCCCTGACGACGGCCCTCGGCACCCCCGACGCCGCCGCGGCGGTGCGCCGCGTGCTCGACCGGGCCCGCCCCGCCGCGCTCGTGTGGGACGACGGCGACGGCCTGCGCCCGGCCCCCGGGCTCGCGGAGGTGCTCGGCCCCTATCCCGCCGGGCTCGGTCCCCTCCGCCCGGCGGACGGCCCCGACGCCACCGCTCCGCCCCCCGCACCGCCCCTCGACCTGCCCCGCGCCGACCCCGCCGAGCAGCAGGTCCTCGACGCCCTCGCCTGGGGACCGCCCGTCGGCGTCGTCCCCGCCCCCGGCACCACGGCCCGCGCCGCCGTCGACGGCCTCGTCGCGGCGGGTCTGCTGCTGCGCAGCGACGCGCGCCACGTCCTGCTCCCGCACGACGTCGGCCTCGCGCTGCGCGCCGGACGCACCCACCGCGACCCCCCGCTCGTCGCCCCCCGCCCCCACGGACGGCACGTGCCCGCCGCCGTCGTCGACGCCGAGTCCGCGAGCGCCGCCCTCGAGGCGGTCCGCCTCGTCGCGCGGCTCGTCACCGCGTGGGACGACGACCCGCCCCGCACGCTGCGCGCCGGTGGCCTGACCGTGCGGGACCTGCGCCGCCTCGCGGCCGACCTCGAGACGGACGAGACGACGGCGTCGGTCGTCGTCGAGCTCGCCGCCGGCGCCGGGCTCGTCGCGGACGACGGCGACTCCCCCGCCTCCTACGTGGCGACCCTCGCCGCGGACCGCTGGGAGGAGGTCGACGACGCGGACCGCTGGGCGACGCTGGCGCTGGCGTGGTCGGCGTCGCGCCGCACCCCGTGGCAGGTGGGTTCCCGCGACGAGAAGGGCACGGTCCGGGCGCCGCTGTCGCCCGACCTGCACCGCCCGTGGGTGCCGCGGCTGCGCGCGGACGTGCTGGACGTGCTCGCGGCCCAGCCGGGCACGGCCCTGGACGTGGGCGCGGTCATGGAGGTGCTGCGGTGGCGCTCGCCGCGGTCGGTGCCGCCGGAGGCGGCCGTCGCGGGGCTGCTGCGGGAGGCCGCGCTGCTCGGTGTGACGGGCGCGGGGGTGCTGTCGACGCCGGGGGCCGTCCTGACGGGCGGGACGCCCGGGACGGGGCAGGAGGCCGGGGCGGAGGTCGCGCGGGCGGTGCTCGCGGAGCACCTGCGCGCGGCGCTGCCCGCCGAGGTGCACGAGGTCCTGCTCCAGGGCGACCTCACGGGGATCGTGCCGGGGCGTCCGGACGCGGAGCTGGCGCGGCTCCTGGCCGCGGTGGCGGACGTGGAGTCGCGGGGGGCGGCGACGACGGTCCGGTTCAGCACGGCGTCGGTGACGCGAGCGCTGGACCACGGGACGTCGGGCGACGAGCTGCTGGCGGAGCTCGCACGGCGGTCCCCCGTGCCGGTGCCGCAGCCGCTGGAGTACCTCGTGCGGGACACCGCGCGGCGGCACGAGGCGTTGCGCGTGGGTGCGGTGCAGGCGTACGTGCGGGCCGCGGACCCGGCGGTGCTGGCGGGTCTGGTGGAGGACCCGCGGCTCGCGGGGCTCGGCCTGGTGCGGCTGGCCCCGACGGTGCTGGGGGCGGCGGTGCCGGCCGCGGAGCTGCACGAGGTGCTGCGCGGGCGCGGCCTGCTGTCGGCGCTGGAGGGTCCGGACGGCCGCGCGGTGGGTCGTCGTGCCCGTCCGTCGCGGGTCGACCGCCGCGCGCCCCGGGCGCCGGCCGCCGTGGTGCGGGGCACCGACGACGCGGCCCGCGCGGCCGTGGTCGCGCGGATGCGCGGCACGGCGGTGCCGCCCGAGGCGTCCGCGACACCCGGCCCGGGCGGCGCCCCGTCGTCGGACGGTGCGCCGGTCGACACCGGACCCGCCGCGACGGCGGGGACGCCGTCGGACCCGGTGACGTCCCCCGGTGACGCCCTGGCCCTGCTGCACGAGGCCATCCGGGACGGCCGCCAGGTGTGGATCGAGATGGCGGGTCGCACCGGCGCCCTGGAACGCCGGGCGCTGCGACCCCTGCGGCTCGACGGCGGGCGGCTGCGCGCGCTCGACGCGGACCGGGAGGCCGAGCTGACGGTGGCGGTGCACCGGATCGCGTCCGTGGAACCTGTCTGA